Proteins found in one Neodiprion lecontei isolate iyNeoLeco1 chromosome 6, iyNeoLeco1.1, whole genome shotgun sequence genomic segment:
- the LOC124295001 gene encoding uncharacterized protein LOC124295001 — translation MFHENGKTSIKRGNKIIATGQQLADAFTKPLPSVQFLKIWKRMSLEELFESAREVLLGNSHLDPGVRRKKQLSILKESTGRRPTNRYIIPRSDHLIIVNEN, via the exons ATGTTTCATGAAAATGGGAAAACATCTATTAAAAGGGGTAACAAAATCATTGCAACTG GTCAACAACTAGCGGATGCTTTCACGAAGCCACTACCATCAgtgcaatttttgaaaatctggaAACGAATGAGCCTGGAAGAATT ATTCGAAAGTGCCCGCGAGGTTTTGCTTGGCAACAGCCATCTCGATCCAGGCGTCAGGCGGAAGAAACAACTTAGCATTTTGAAAGAGTCTACAGGAAGACGCCCAACCAACCGGTATATAATTCCCCGTAGTGATCATTTAATCATTGTGAAcgagaattaa